One Vanessa cardui chromosome 4, ilVanCard2.1, whole genome shotgun sequence genomic window carries:
- the LOC124544138 gene encoding beta-1,4-mannosyltransferase egh: MLRGRVQHLLHCILFISFIFLFLVFAGAINLDNKEKPYIDPWETYGIYGAIILYTLRLLTFLTIPQVLCNFGGLTLFNAFPGKIKLKGSPLLAPFICIRVVTRGDFPKLVRDNVSRNMNMCIDVGMENFMIEVVTDKALNLPKHRRVREVVVPSEYKTKTGALFKSRALQYCLEDNVNILAETDWIVHLDEETLLTDNSVRGILNFVLDGQHQFGQGLITYANEHIVNWLTTLADSFRVADDMGKLRFQFYLFHKPLFSWKGSYVVTQVSAEKKVSFDNGLDGSVAEDCYFAMKAYVEGYSFNFVEGEMWEKSPFTLWDFMQQRKRWIQGILLVVHSQEIPVFNKIFLAISCYSWVTLPLSTSNILLAAFCPIPCPQLLDLICGFIGAVNIYMYIFGVIKSFPIHRFGPLKFFLFVGGALATIPFNIVIENIAVIWGMLGKKHKFYIVNKEVKIPVTV; the protein is encoded by the exons ATGCTTAGAGGAAGAGTGCAACATTTACTTCATTGCATactatttatatcatttatattcttatttttggtCTTTGCTGGTGCTATCAATTTAGACAACAAAGAGAAGCCTTATATTGACCCTTGGGAGACCTATGGCATTTATGGAGCcattattttgtatactttGAGGCTCCTTACATTTCTAACAATACCCcaagttttatgtaattttggaggattaacattatttaatgcaTTCCCTgggaaaattaaattgaaaggaTCTCCTTTGCTTGCTCCTTTCATTTGCATAAGGGTTGTGACTAGGGGTGATTTCCCTAAGCTGGTAAGGGACAATGTCTCCAGAAATATGAATATGTGTATAGATGTTGGTATGGAGAACTTTATGATTGAAGTTGTGACTGATAAAGCTTTAAACTTGCCTAAACACAGAAGAGTAAGGGAAGTTGTCGTACCAtcagagtataaaacaaaaacaggaGCATTGTTTAAGTCAAGAGCACTTCAATATTGTTTGGaagataatgttaatatattagcTGAGACTGACTGGATTGTACATTTAGATGAAGAGACTCTATTGACAGACAATTCTGTTCGTGGTATATTAAACTTTGTGCTAGACGGACAACATCAATTTGGCCAAGGTTTGATCACTTATGCTAATGAGCATATTGTGAATTGGTTAACAACACTTGCTGACAGTTTCCGGGTAGCTGATGATATGGGAAAACTGAGATTTCAATTCTATTTATTTCACAAACCACTCTTCAGTTGGAAAGGCTCATATGTTGTCACTCAA GTCAGTGCTGAGAAGAAAGTGTCATTTGATAATGGCCTTGATGGTTCTGTCGCAGAAGACTGTTACTTTGCCATGAAGGCATATGTAGAAggatattcatttaattttgttgaGGGAGAAATGTGGGAAAAATCTCCTTTTACTCTATGGGATTTCATGCAACAAAGAAAGAGGTGGATTCAAGGTATACTATTAGTTGTTCATTCTCAAGAAATacctgtttttaataaaattttcttagCAATATCATGTTACTCATGGGTAACACTGCCTTTATCAACTAGCAATATTTTGCTTGCGGCCTTTTGTCCAATACCATGTCCACAACTATTAGATCTTATATGTGGTTTTATAGGAGCAgtcaatatttacatgtatatatttggTGTTATTAAATCATTTCCAATTCATAGATTTGGCCCTCTTAAATTCTTTCTGTTTGTTGGAGGTGCGTTAGCTACGATTCCCTTCAACATAGTCATAGAGAATATTGCTGTCATATGGGGTATGTTAGGTAAAAAgcacaaattttatattgtaaataaagagGTAAAAATACCAGTTACAGTATGA